A genomic segment from Polyangium mundeleinium encodes:
- a CDS encoding serine/threonine-protein kinase, which translates to MEGETLEGRYQLGEELGRGRHGVVYRANDLQTGTEVALKRLRVQAQDDPQLSARLFREAQSLASLWGTSVVRVHAFGTDPEGALYMVTELLEGESFEAHLADLELFGDRLSSYNLLTLLDPIARALHTAHALGIVHRDVKPANFFLVSPEHGGGVRIMDVGLAQVLGFEALTAAGTQGGSASYVAPEAWRGEPLDHRADVYAFGAVVFRALAGRTPFQGDTVADLSLAATTAPRPELSPLRPDLAPEIDGWAARALAADPNQRYPYIPTLWNDLIRVMMNGKGPSADRVRQTFRLPG; encoded by the coding sequence ATGGAAGGCGAGACGCTCGAGGGCCGCTACCAGCTCGGGGAGGAGCTCGGCCGCGGGCGTCATGGCGTCGTGTACAGGGCGAACGACCTGCAAACCGGCACCGAGGTCGCCCTCAAGCGGCTGCGCGTGCAGGCCCAGGACGACCCGCAGCTCTCCGCGCGCCTCTTCCGCGAAGCCCAATCGCTCGCCTCGCTTTGGGGCACGAGCGTCGTGCGCGTCCACGCCTTCGGCACCGACCCCGAAGGCGCCTTGTACATGGTCACGGAGCTGCTCGAAGGCGAGAGCTTCGAGGCCCACCTCGCAGACCTGGAGCTCTTCGGCGATCGTTTGAGCTCCTACAACCTGCTCACGCTCCTCGACCCGATCGCGCGCGCGCTCCACACCGCGCATGCGCTCGGCATCGTCCACCGCGACGTCAAACCCGCGAACTTCTTCCTCGTCTCGCCCGAGCACGGCGGCGGCGTGCGCATCATGGACGTCGGCCTCGCCCAGGTCCTCGGCTTCGAGGCGCTCACAGCCGCGGGCACCCAAGGCGGCTCGGCGAGCTACGTCGCGCCCGAGGCCTGGCGCGGCGAGCCGCTCGATCATCGCGCCGACGTTTACGCCTTCGGCGCCGTCGTCTTCCGCGCGCTCGCCGGCCGAACGCCGTTCCAGGGCGACACCGTCGCGGATCTCTCCCTCGCCGCGACGACCGCGCCGCGCCCCGAGCTCTCCCCGCTGCGGCCCGACCTCGCGCCCGAGATCGACGGTTGGGCGGCGCGCGCGCTCGCGGCCGATCCAAACCAGCGTTACCCGTACATCCCCACGTTGTGGAACGACCTCATCCGCGTGATGATGAACGGCAAAGGCCCGAGCGCCGATCGGGTGCGACAAACCTTCCGCCTACCCGGCTAG
- a CDS encoding tyrosine recombinase XerC codes for MKSAVPENAAKGAGLEEAVARFVRHLGEERRASPHTVAAYRRDLAQLVAHVQERRGRVRGPGDLDVFVLRGFLGQLARTHAPPSIGRKIAAVRAFLRWLERRGEIEKNPAAELELPKVRRPLPTFVNADAAAEVVEAPDEATAEGQRDRAILEVLYGSGLRVSELAGLDVGDVEIAADGGRARVLGKGSKERIVPVGSLACGAITRWLGRREELRNPKTGALDERALFVSRLGRRISVRQVQHLVHRYGALGAGRADLHPHALRHTFATHLLDGGADLRAIQKMLGHASLSTTQRYAHVSIDHLTKVYDAAHPLARRSPTKTVGPEVAPPRAPRARNKG; via the coding sequence GTGAAGAGCGCGGTCCCGGAGAACGCCGCGAAGGGCGCGGGCCTCGAAGAGGCCGTGGCGCGTTTCGTGCGCCACCTCGGCGAGGAACGTCGAGCATCGCCGCATACCGTGGCCGCGTACCGTCGAGACCTTGCCCAGCTCGTCGCCCACGTGCAGGAGCGGCGCGGGCGCGTGCGGGGGCCCGGGGATCTCGACGTGTTCGTGCTGCGAGGGTTCCTCGGGCAGCTCGCCCGGACGCACGCGCCGCCTTCGATCGGCAGGAAGATCGCCGCGGTGCGGGCCTTCCTGCGGTGGCTCGAACGGCGCGGGGAGATCGAGAAGAACCCCGCGGCCGAGCTCGAGCTGCCGAAGGTGCGGCGGCCGCTGCCCACGTTCGTCAACGCGGACGCCGCGGCGGAGGTCGTCGAGGCGCCCGACGAGGCGACGGCGGAAGGGCAGCGGGATCGGGCGATTTTGGAGGTGCTGTACGGCTCGGGGCTCCGCGTGTCGGAGCTCGCGGGGCTCGACGTCGGCGACGTGGAGATTGCAGCAGACGGCGGACGCGCGCGCGTGCTCGGCAAGGGGAGCAAGGAGCGGATCGTGCCGGTGGGCTCGCTCGCGTGCGGCGCGATCACGCGATGGCTCGGGCGGCGGGAGGAGCTTCGGAATCCGAAGACGGGCGCGCTCGACGAGCGAGCGCTCTTCGTGTCGAGGCTCGGCCGGCGCATCAGCGTGCGGCAGGTGCAGCACCTCGTGCATCGGTACGGCGCGCTCGGCGCGGGCCGCGCGGACCTGCACCCGCACGCGCTCCGGCACACGTTCGCGACGCACCTGCTCGACGGCGGCGCGGATCTGCGCGCGATCCAGAAGATGCTCGGGCACGCGAGCCTGTCGACGACGCAAAGGTACGCGCACGTCTCGATCGATCACCTGACGAAGGTGTACGACGCGGCGCACCCGCTCGCGCGGAGAAGCCCCACGAAGACGGTCGGCCCGGAGGTCGCGCCGCCCCGCGCGCCGCGCGCGCGAAACAAGGGATGA
- a CDS encoding RluA family pseudouridine synthase: protein MLSILHHDERFVVVDKPSGLAVHPGWADDERTAMHEVRDTLGQKVFPVHRLDRATSGVLVFALAPESARVFCEMFEEGRVEKHYLALVRGVAPEAGTIDHPIPRREGGPRVPASTSFRRVWRGEHLSLVDAEPHSGRLHQVRRHMKHISHPLIGDANYGKGALNRAYRERFGLARLALHARSLGFVHPWEGKPITFEAALPEDLRAPFERIGVVI from the coding sequence TTGCTCTCGATCCTCCACCACGACGAACGATTCGTCGTCGTCGACAAACCCTCTGGCCTCGCCGTCCACCCCGGCTGGGCCGACGACGAGCGGACCGCGATGCACGAGGTCCGCGATACCCTCGGGCAGAAGGTCTTTCCGGTCCACCGCCTCGACCGCGCCACGAGCGGCGTGCTCGTCTTCGCGCTCGCCCCCGAGAGTGCCCGCGTCTTTTGCGAGATGTTCGAGGAGGGTCGCGTCGAAAAGCATTACCTCGCGCTCGTCCGCGGCGTCGCCCCCGAGGCCGGCACGATCGACCACCCCATCCCCCGCCGCGAGGGCGGGCCACGCGTGCCCGCCTCGACCTCGTTCCGCAGGGTTTGGCGGGGCGAACACCTCTCGCTCGTCGACGCGGAGCCGCATTCGGGCCGGCTCCACCAGGTGCGGCGGCACATGAAGCACATCAGCCACCCGCTGATCGGGGACGCGAATTATGGCAAGGGCGCGCTGAACCGCGCGTATCGGGAGCGCTTTGGCCTCGCGCGGCTCGCGCTGCATGCGCGGTCGCTTGGCTTCGTGCACCCGTGGGAGGGCAAACCGATCACGTTCGAAGCGGCGCTGCCGGAGGATCTCCGCGCGCCGTTCGAGCGGATCGGCGTGGTCATTTGA
- the gor gene encoding glutathione-disulfide reductase yields the protein MTTFDFDMFTLGAGSGGVAGSRRSASYGARVAICEARRVGGTCVLRGCVPKKLLVYGAHVAEELEDARGFGWTFGEAKLDWAKLVEAKERELDRLNGIYVRMLRDAGVTTIEGFARVVDPHTVEVAGKRYTARHLLLATGSRPVRPDIPGKELGISSDEALDLPYVPRRALVVGGGYIGVEFAGIWRAAGAEVTLALRGDNVLRGFDQDVRESVAEGMQKRGIRILRETILRSVAKEGDSLSVRLAGGEILETDVVLFATGRAPNTDGLGLEEVGVALDEVRAIKVDAYSRTSVPSIFAVGDVTDRINLTPVAIAEARAVAETLFRDRPTVMDHENVPSAVFSQPPAAAVGLPEHEARRRYGKVDVYRARFRPMKHTLSGRDERTMMKLIVDRATQKVVGAHMVGADAPEIIQGVAIAIQCGATKAQFDATIGIHPTAAEEFVTMRDPIPDPGPMSGD from the coding sequence ATGACCACGTTCGACTTCGATATGTTCACCCTCGGCGCAGGCTCGGGCGGCGTGGCGGGGAGCCGCAGGTCGGCCTCGTACGGCGCGCGCGTGGCGATCTGCGAGGCGCGCCGCGTGGGCGGCACCTGCGTCCTGCGCGGCTGCGTGCCGAAGAAGCTGCTCGTCTACGGCGCGCACGTGGCCGAGGAGCTCGAAGACGCGCGTGGCTTCGGCTGGACGTTCGGCGAGGCCAAGCTCGACTGGGCGAAGCTCGTCGAGGCGAAGGAGCGCGAGCTCGATCGGCTGAACGGCATCTACGTGCGCATGCTGCGCGACGCGGGCGTCACGACGATCGAGGGCTTCGCGCGGGTCGTGGATCCCCACACGGTCGAGGTCGCGGGCAAGCGGTACACGGCGCGGCACCTGCTCCTCGCGACGGGCAGCCGGCCCGTGCGGCCCGACATCCCGGGCAAGGAGCTCGGCATCTCCTCGGACGAGGCGCTCGATCTGCCGTACGTGCCGCGCCGCGCGCTCGTCGTGGGCGGCGGCTACATCGGCGTGGAGTTCGCCGGCATCTGGCGCGCCGCGGGCGCGGAGGTGACGCTCGCCCTGCGCGGTGACAACGTGCTGCGCGGCTTCGATCAAGATGTGCGCGAGTCCGTGGCCGAGGGCATGCAGAAGCGCGGCATCCGGATCCTGCGCGAGACGATCCTCCGGAGCGTGGCAAAGGAAGGCGACAGCCTGTCCGTGCGCCTTGCAGGCGGCGAGATCCTGGAGACGGACGTGGTCCTGTTCGCGACGGGGCGCGCGCCGAACACGGACGGGCTCGGGCTGGAGGAGGTCGGCGTGGCGCTCGACGAGGTGCGCGCGATCAAGGTCGACGCGTACTCACGCACGAGCGTGCCGAGCATCTTCGCGGTCGGGGACGTGACGGATCGGATCAACCTGACGCCGGTGGCCATCGCGGAGGCGCGTGCCGTGGCGGAGACGCTCTTCCGGGACCGCCCGACCGTGATGGACCACGAGAACGTGCCGAGCGCGGTGTTCTCGCAGCCGCCGGCGGCTGCGGTGGGCCTGCCGGAGCACGAGGCGCGGCGGCGGTACGGCAAGGTCGACGTCTACCGCGCGCGCTTCCGGCCGATGAAGCACACGCTCTCGGGGCGGGACGAGCGCACGATGATGAAGCTCATCGTGGATCGGGCGACGCAGAAGGTGGTCGGCGCGCACATGGTCGGCGCGGACGCGCCGGAGATCATCCAGGGCGTGGCCATTGCGATCCAATGCGGCGCGACGAAGGCGCAATTCGACGCGACGATCGGCATTCACCCGACGGCCGCCGAGGAGTTCGTCACGATGCGGGATCCGATCCCGGATCCGGGGCCGATGTCGGGCGATTGA
- a CDS encoding RNA polymerase sigma factor: MAVQAVTTTRTSAAPPAPAGAEARLSELIERVKNGDTVALDALTRAIRPHVERQLARYPVSDEDRLDLVQSTLLQVIRRIRSFRGDSSFTTWLFRVTANEALMLMRSQRRQRARFVGGLDLEDLSVLPTMRAPALEDDAASVAERERFVRLALGELPNDYRDVVMAHYHEDLGLQEIAQKLMVSESAVRSRLHRARLRLRAILNATPYGRELQAGFGPVERRGTTAG; this comes from the coding sequence ATGGCCGTCCAGGCCGTCACGACGACGCGTACCTCCGCGGCACCGCCCGCGCCTGCCGGGGCAGAGGCCCGGCTCAGCGAGCTCATCGAGCGCGTCAAGAATGGCGACACCGTGGCGCTCGACGCGCTCACGCGTGCCATCCGGCCGCACGTGGAGCGGCAGCTCGCTCGGTATCCCGTCTCGGACGAAGACAGGCTCGATCTCGTTCAATCGACACTCCTCCAGGTCATCCGACGAATTCGCTCCTTCCGCGGCGATTCGAGCTTCACGACGTGGCTCTTTCGGGTCACGGCGAACGAAGCTCTGATGCTGATGCGCTCCCAAAGGCGTCAGCGGGCGCGGTTCGTCGGCGGCCTCGACCTCGAGGACCTCAGCGTTCTGCCCACGATGCGCGCCCCGGCGCTCGAAGACGACGCGGCGAGCGTGGCCGAGCGCGAGCGTTTCGTCCGGCTCGCCCTGGGCGAGCTGCCGAACGACTACCGGGACGTGGTGATGGCGCATTATCACGAGGACCTCGGGCTCCAGGAAATCGCCCAGAAGCTCATGGTCAGCGAGAGCGCCGTCCGTTCCCGCCTGCACCGCGCACGCCTGCGCCTGCGCGCGATCCTGAACGCGACGCCTTATGGCCGCGAACTCCAGGCGGGATTCGGTCCGGTCGAGCGCCGGGGAACGACGGCCGGGTGA
- a CDS encoding HAD family hydrolase, whose product MLPPTAVVFDLDGTLLDSRGDIVAAINHALLTTGRNPQPAQVIVRLVGDGPRALCARAAKIPEDAPETDELIRLFLDYYREHPLDFTRWAKGALEAIEALSAMENMALGICTNKHRGTTDVVLRALGIEDRFGAIVAGGDTKERKPDAAPLLLAAKQLGSIPAAVVMVGDGIQDILCARNAGTWAVGVESGFSAVEALIQAGPDVTVPDLSMLPGIVQRWREPTTRIKLR is encoded by the coding sequence GTGCTTCCCCCCACAGCGGTCGTATTCGATCTCGACGGGACGCTGCTCGACAGCCGCGGCGACATCGTGGCCGCGATCAACCACGCACTCCTCACGACGGGGCGCAACCCGCAGCCCGCGCAGGTGATCGTGCGCCTCGTCGGCGACGGCCCGCGCGCGCTCTGCGCGAGGGCAGCGAAGATCCCGGAAGACGCGCCGGAGACCGACGAGCTCATCCGCCTCTTCCTCGACTACTACAGGGAGCATCCGCTCGACTTCACGCGCTGGGCGAAGGGCGCGCTCGAGGCGATCGAGGCCCTCTCCGCGATGGAGAACATGGCGCTCGGCATCTGCACGAACAAGCACCGCGGGACGACCGACGTGGTGCTGCGCGCGCTCGGCATCGAAGATCGGTTCGGCGCGATCGTGGCCGGCGGCGACACGAAGGAGCGCAAGCCCGACGCGGCGCCGCTCCTGCTCGCGGCGAAGCAGCTCGGCTCGATCCCGGCGGCGGTGGTGATGGTCGGCGACGGCATCCAGGACATCCTTTGTGCACGAAACGCCGGGACCTGGGCCGTGGGCGTCGAGTCCGGCTTCTCCGCGGTCGAGGCGCTCATCCAGGCGGGGCCGGACGTGACCGTGCCGGATCTCTCGATGCTGCCCGGCATCGTGCAGCGTTGGCGCGAGCCGACGACGAGGATCAAGCTGCGTTAG
- a CDS encoding serine/threonine-protein kinase, with amino-acid sequence MSPTQESAQSIEIDDAEAEQPVDVDQANEEAHQKALERARDLIGQTISERYRIIDLLAMGGMGAVYLGEHVLMHKRIAVKILHPESDDNPEIVARFEREALVGAHIDNPNIAHATDFGKLDDGSYFLILEYVEGKNLAEVIREGPMKPRTVVHVARQILLGLQAAHELGIVHRDLKPRNVMLESGFVAKLIDFGFAKVSVGKLPLTVPKEGRPPSRLTGVGVIFGTINYLAPEAAHGMDAVDERADLYALGVMMYEMLTGKHPFDSTDPVEMFQHHRTTPPPRFSVRAPDVTIPAELEPLVGKLLEKDPYERFPNAAAAIEALDALSISSEPVEEAAVRSRKITPPPPSVSTRPPEQPSTNAEPAKAPEAAPASAVRKKKKKARADELARRAPEKKPSAINYTLAVIAIVAVAAAAFFASR; translated from the coding sequence ATGTCGCCTACCCAAGAGAGCGCGCAGTCCATCGAGATCGACGACGCCGAGGCCGAACAGCCGGTCGACGTCGACCAGGCCAACGAGGAAGCCCACCAAAAAGCGCTCGAACGCGCGCGGGACCTGATTGGCCAGACGATCTCGGAGCGCTACCGGATCATCGACCTCCTGGCGATGGGCGGCATGGGCGCCGTCTACCTCGGCGAGCACGTGCTCATGCACAAGCGCATCGCCGTGAAGATCCTGCACCCCGAGAGCGACGACAACCCCGAGATCGTGGCGCGCTTCGAGCGCGAAGCCCTCGTCGGCGCGCACATCGACAACCCGAACATCGCCCACGCGACGGACTTCGGGAAGCTCGACGACGGCTCGTACTTCCTGATCCTCGAATACGTCGAGGGGAAGAACCTCGCCGAGGTGATCCGCGAGGGGCCGATGAAGCCGCGCACCGTCGTGCACGTGGCGCGGCAGATCCTGCTCGGCCTGCAAGCCGCGCACGAGCTCGGCATCGTGCACCGCGATCTGAAGCCGCGAAACGTGATGCTCGAATCGGGCTTCGTGGCGAAGCTCATCGACTTCGGCTTCGCGAAGGTCTCCGTCGGCAAGCTCCCGCTCACGGTGCCCAAGGAGGGCCGGCCGCCGTCGCGCCTCACCGGCGTCGGCGTGATCTTCGGGACGATCAACTACCTCGCGCCCGAGGCGGCGCACGGCATGGACGCGGTCGACGAGCGCGCGGACCTCTATGCGCTCGGCGTGATGATGTACGAGATGCTGACGGGCAAACACCCGTTCGATTCGACCGATCCCGTCGAGATGTTCCAGCATCACCGAACGACCCCGCCGCCACGTTTTTCGGTGCGCGCGCCGGACGTGACGATTCCCGCCGAGCTCGAGCCACTCGTGGGCAAGCTGCTCGAAAAGGACCCGTACGAGCGATTCCCGAACGCGGCCGCGGCGATCGAGGCGCTCGACGCGCTTTCGATTTCGAGCGAGCCCGTCGAGGAAGCGGCCGTTCGTTCGAGGAAAATCACCCCGCCGCCGCCCTCGGTATCGACGCGCCCCCCGGAGCAACCGAGCACGAATGCGGAGCCGGCGAAGGCGCCCGAAGCGGCGCCGGCGAGCGCTGTGCGCAAGAAAAAGAAAAAGGCGCGGGCCGACGAACTCGCGCGGCGCGCCCCCGAAAAAAAGCCGAGCGCCATCAATTACACGCTCGCCGTCATCGCGATCGTGGCCGTGGCCGCAGCGGCGTTCTTCGCGTCGCGCTAA
- a CDS encoding sulfatase, whose protein sequence is MKTALYVRAWASRIARGAMGASIAGLAAAALDAAYARGGEEERIDAAKAFAIFVADAGLVAPVALVVGLVVATSLVILFPDAAPTPASAVASLRARAKGRPADVAAFVPLAIVAAFLWMTLSAQLARALLALDVAAPLAGLAIATGTLVVGLLATLLSLALTPALRQALATASEGRPAFVDPAKTAFAALVVVGLLLGLGVATGGPSGEGGLFGIYGVLRRPELDLRAVGMLSLVALAAVLSSALASPRRALVAALFAVAPVLFTPRTAVSLGGEGAPVAQAIERDAPLGKLSLAAMRKLADRDHDGASALFGGGDCREGDASIGPLGVEIPDNGVDEDCSGTDLRAEVLAALAPAASAQAPAPKSADVPADLNVVLITVDTLRADLGYAGYPQPISPNLDKLAAESAVFLRAYSLASYTGKSVGPMLLGKYGSETQRNWGHFNKFEDTETFLAERLSRAGVRTMGVHAHRYFGKFGGLDSGFDVVDLSAAPPEGAPWDVADMKSSDALTDAALAQLAKPENTQGRFFLWVHYLDPHADYLRHDDVPSFGTGQRALYDGEVAFTDKHIGRLLDGIRAAPWGKRTAIVVTSDHGEAFGEHKMFRHGFELWEPLVRVPLVVHVPGAKPARIEARRSTIDITPTVLDLFRIEPPKPGAEGPDFLSGTSLLPDVLLPEGQTPAARDVVIDMPAGPYNDARRALIHGDLKLIVSNNAGYELYDLGQDPEERKDLWRSPDTREGMEERYAALRARLREIRVTGPRK, encoded by the coding sequence ATGAAGACCGCGCTCTACGTTCGAGCTTGGGCGAGCCGGATCGCCCGCGGGGCGATGGGCGCATCCATCGCGGGGCTCGCTGCCGCCGCGCTCGACGCTGCGTATGCGCGCGGCGGCGAGGAGGAGCGGATCGACGCCGCCAAGGCGTTCGCGATCTTCGTGGCGGACGCTGGGCTTGTCGCGCCCGTCGCGCTCGTCGTGGGGCTCGTCGTGGCGACGTCGCTCGTGATCCTCTTCCCGGACGCGGCGCCGACGCCCGCGTCGGCCGTGGCCTCACTCCGCGCGCGCGCCAAAGGCCGGCCCGCGGACGTGGCCGCGTTCGTGCCGCTCGCGATCGTGGCCGCGTTCCTGTGGATGACGCTCTCTGCGCAGCTCGCGCGTGCGCTCCTCGCGCTCGACGTCGCGGCGCCGCTCGCGGGGCTCGCCATCGCGACGGGCACGCTCGTCGTTGGCCTGCTCGCGACGCTGCTCTCGCTCGCGCTCACGCCGGCGCTGCGGCAAGCGCTGGCGACGGCGAGCGAGGGTCGGCCCGCGTTCGTGGATCCCGCGAAGACGGCCTTCGCCGCGCTCGTGGTCGTGGGCCTGCTCTTGGGCCTCGGCGTCGCGACGGGCGGGCCGAGCGGCGAGGGCGGGCTCTTCGGGATCTACGGCGTGCTCAGGCGCCCCGAGCTCGATCTGCGCGCGGTCGGGATGCTTTCGCTCGTCGCGCTCGCCGCGGTCCTCTCGTCCGCGCTCGCATCGCCGCGCAGGGCGCTCGTCGCGGCGCTCTTCGCGGTCGCGCCGGTCCTGTTTACGCCGCGGACGGCCGTCTCGCTCGGGGGCGAAGGCGCGCCGGTGGCGCAGGCGATCGAGCGGGATGCGCCGCTCGGCAAGCTCTCGCTCGCGGCAATGCGCAAGCTCGCGGATCGGGATCACGACGGCGCGAGCGCGCTCTTCGGCGGTGGGGATTGCCGCGAGGGAGACGCGTCGATCGGGCCGCTCGGCGTGGAGATCCCCGACAACGGCGTCGACGAGGATTGCTCGGGCACGGACCTGCGCGCCGAGGTGCTCGCCGCGCTCGCGCCCGCCGCTTCGGCGCAAGCGCCCGCGCCGAAGAGCGCCGACGTCCCGGCCGACCTCAACGTCGTGCTCATCACGGTGGACACGCTGCGCGCCGACCTCGGGTACGCCGGGTATCCACAGCCCATCTCGCCGAACCTCGACAAACTCGCCGCCGAGAGCGCGGTGTTTCTCCGGGCTTATTCGCTCGCCTCGTACACGGGCAAGAGCGTCGGCCCGATGCTCCTCGGCAAGTACGGCAGCGAGACGCAGCGCAACTGGGGGCACTTCAACAAGTTCGAGGACACCGAGACCTTCCTCGCCGAGCGCCTCTCGCGCGCGGGCGTCCGCACGATGGGCGTCCACGCGCACCGCTACTTCGGCAAGTTCGGCGGCCTCGACTCCGGCTTCGACGTGGTCGATCTCTCGGCTGCGCCGCCCGAGGGCGCACCCTGGGACGTGGCCGACATGAAGTCGAGCGACGCGCTCACGGACGCGGCGCTCGCGCAGCTCGCAAAGCCGGAGAACACGCAGGGACGCTTCTTCCTGTGGGTGCACTACCTCGACCCGCACGCCGACTACCTGCGCCACGACGACGTGCCGAGCTTCGGCACGGGCCAGCGCGCGCTCTACGACGGCGAGGTCGCGTTCACGGACAAACACATCGGCCGCCTCCTCGACGGGATCCGCGCGGCGCCTTGGGGCAAGCGCACGGCGATCGTCGTGACGAGCGACCACGGCGAGGCGTTCGGCGAACACAAGATGTTCCGCCACGGCTTCGAGTTGTGGGAGCCGCTCGTGCGCGTGCCGCTCGTCGTGCACGTCCCGGGCGCGAAGCCCGCGCGGATCGAGGCGCGCAGGAGCACCATCGACATCACGCCCACCGTGCTCGACCTCTTCCGCATCGAGCCTCCGAAGCCCGGCGCCGAGGGCCCGGACTTCCTCTCGGGCACCTCGCTCCTGCCCGACGTGCTCTTGCCGGAGGGGCAGACGCCGGCCGCGCGTGACGTCGTCATCGACATGCCCGCCGGCCCCTACAACGACGCGCGCCGCGCGCTCATCCACGGCGACCTCAAGCTGATCGTCTCGAACAACGCGGGCTACGAGCTCTACGACCTCGGCCAGGATCCCGAGGAAAGGAAAGACCTCTGGCGTTCGCCCGACACGCGCGAGGGCATGGAGGAGCGCTACGCGGCCCTGCGCGCGCGCCTCCGGGAGATCCGCGTGACGGGCCCGCGGAAGTGA
- a CDS encoding STAS domain-containing protein, whose protein sequence is MALRYGCIFYFTGLISAPAIRSVVIARWGRTMGDKVRIGGIDVEWDAEKGVCTWGGSPAVTMWTESSVAGLLSGFHRMVGTERFRLALHGGGRDSTDGDWGLISAQPTFEEGFAAVAAVAAAAGWGRWELVSIDLKAREARVRIHNSWESMAQRAIAAHWGSAYVGGKFAGIFQRHFGVPSCWAEQTSFAARGDAYDEFVVGPSERSLEDRLDALFESDQATKADLAVALERVRKEVDERAAAERELREKLELIARQEEAIRALSTPIIEVWDGVLSLPLMGVVDSQRAAEMMERLLHTITQKGATYAIIDLTGVDIVDTATADHIGKLVRATELLGAKCIITGIRPAVAQTMVQIGIDLTKISTLATLREALRRCMRSSAAGRK, encoded by the coding sequence ATGGCGCTACGCTATGGCTGTATCTTTTATTTTACTGGCTTGATCTCGGCGCCGGCGATACGCTCCGTCGTCATTGCGAGGTGGGGCCGAACGATGGGCGACAAGGTGCGTATCGGAGGGATCGACGTCGAGTGGGACGCCGAGAAAGGTGTGTGCACCTGGGGCGGCTCTCCCGCTGTGACGATGTGGACCGAGTCGTCCGTCGCGGGCCTCTTGTCCGGTTTTCACCGGATGGTCGGCACCGAGCGATTCCGGCTTGCGCTCCACGGCGGTGGTCGTGACAGCACGGACGGAGATTGGGGCCTCATTTCTGCGCAGCCCACATTCGAGGAGGGCTTTGCGGCGGTCGCGGCGGTCGCGGCGGCGGCGGGCTGGGGGCGCTGGGAGCTTGTCTCCATCGATCTGAAAGCCCGCGAGGCGCGCGTGCGGATCCATAATAGCTGGGAATCCATGGCGCAGCGCGCGATCGCGGCCCATTGGGGCTCCGCGTACGTGGGGGGCAAGTTCGCCGGGATTTTTCAGCGTCATTTCGGCGTGCCCTCGTGCTGGGCCGAGCAGACGTCCTTCGCGGCCCGGGGCGACGCTTACGACGAGTTCGTCGTGGGGCCCTCGGAAAGGAGCCTCGAAGATCGGCTCGACGCGCTCTTCGAATCGGACCAGGCCACGAAGGCGGACCTCGCCGTGGCGCTCGAACGCGTGCGCAAGGAGGTCGACGAGCGCGCCGCGGCCGAGCGCGAGCTGCGCGAAAAACTCGAGCTCATCGCGCGGCAGGAGGAGGCGATCCGGGCGCTCTCGACCCCGATCATCGAGGTATGGGACGGCGTGCTTTCGCTGCCGCTCATGGGCGTGGTCGACAGCCAGCGCGCGGCCGAGATGATGGAGCGGCTGCTCCACACGATCACGCAAAAGGGCGCGACGTACGCGATCATCGACCTCACGGGCGTCGACATCGTGGATACCGCGACGGCCGACCACATCGGCAAGCTCGTGCGCGCGACCGAGCTGCTCGGCGCGAAGTGCATCATCACGGGCATTCGCCCCGCGGTCGCGCAGACGATGGTGCAGATCGGGATCGATCTCACGAAAATCAGCACGCTCGCGACGCTGCGCGAGGCGCTCCGGCGCTGCATGCGTTCGAGCGCGGCGGGCCGCAAGTAA